A window of Neisseria canis contains these coding sequences:
- the gap gene encoding type I glyceraldehyde-3-phosphate dehydrogenase translates to MGIKVAINGYGRIGRQVLRAIYDYKLEDQLEVVAVNASGSLETNAHLTMFDTVHGRFNADVKHDGNNLIINGKTIAFFSTRNPLELPWKDLGVDLVMECTGAFTSKAKAQAHLEAGAKKVLISAPGESDVDATVVYGVNHDVITPEMTVVSNASCTTNCLSPVAKALNDGLGIEKGVVTTIHSVTNDQNVTDVRHKDLRRARSGVVNLIPTKTGAAKAVGLVLPSLKGKLDGLAIRVPTINVSLVDLSFTAARDTSVEEVNQIVKEASEGYLKGVLGYNTLPLVSMDFNHTTEASIFDATLTKVVAGNSVKVFAWYDNEWGFSCQMLNTARAMFGLEVRPFNG, encoded by the coding sequence ATGGGCATTAAAGTTGCCATTAATGGATACGGCCGTATCGGCCGCCAAGTATTGCGCGCTATCTATGATTACAAATTGGAAGATCAATTGGAAGTGGTGGCTGTAAATGCCAGCGGTTCTTTGGAAACCAACGCCCACTTAACCATGTTTGATACTGTGCACGGCCGCTTTAATGCGGATGTGAAGCATGATGGTAACAACCTGATTATCAATGGTAAAACCATTGCATTCTTTTCTACCCGCAATCCTTTGGAGTTGCCTTGGAAAGATTTGGGTGTGGATTTGGTGATGGAATGTACCGGTGCATTTACCAGCAAAGCCAAAGCACAGGCGCATTTGGAAGCGGGTGCCAAAAAAGTATTGATTTCTGCTCCCGGCGAATCCGACGTGGACGCAACCGTAGTATATGGTGTGAATCACGATGTGATTACACCTGAAATGACTGTGGTATCCAATGCTTCTTGTACCACCAACTGCCTGTCTCCGGTGGCTAAAGCTTTGAACGACGGTTTGGGTATCGAAAAAGGTGTGGTAACCACGATTCACTCTGTCACCAATGACCAAAATGTTACCGACGTGCGCCATAAAGACTTGCGCCGTGCGCGCAGCGGCGTGGTAAACCTGATTCCTACCAAAACCGGTGCGGCTAAAGCCGTGGGCTTGGTATTGCCTTCGTTGAAAGGCAAGTTGGATGGTTTGGCCATCCGCGTGCCGACTATCAACGTGTCTTTGGTAGACCTTTCATTCACCGCAGCACGCGATACTTCTGTCGAAGAAGTTAACCAAATCGTGAAAGAGGCTTCGGAAGGCTACCTGAAAGGCGTTTTAGGCTACAACACCTTGCCTTTGGTGTCTATGGATTTCAACCACACTACTGAAGCCAGCATTTTTGACGCTACCTTGACCAAAGTGGTTGCCGGCAATTCTGTTAAAGTATTCGCATGGTATGACAACGAGTGGGGCTTTAGCTGCCAGATGTTGAACACCGCACGCGCGATGTTTGGCTTGGAAGTGCGCCCTTTTAATGGATAA
- the ispH gene encoding 4-hydroxy-3-methylbut-2-enyl diphosphate reductase, which produces MADKTIMLANPRGFCAGVDRAISIVERALEEFGAPIYVRHEVVHNKFVVDNLREKGAVFIEDLADVPEGATLIYSAHGVSKAVQEEAEARGFQVFDATCPLVTKVHKEVARLDAQGYQIIMIGHAGHPEVEGTMGQLPEGAMLLVETVDDVAKLQVADPEKLSHVSQTTLSVDETKDIIAALKARFPNIRSPHKEDICYATTNRQEAVKNLADECDIIIVVGSPNSSNSNRLREVAKLRGVDAYMVDNASYLKQEWFKDKNKVGITAGASAPEVLVQEVIRTIQDWGHQTVEEGAGVEESIVFVLPKALRK; this is translated from the coding sequence ATGGCAGACAAAACCATTATGTTGGCCAACCCGCGCGGCTTTTGCGCAGGCGTTGACCGTGCAATCAGCATTGTAGAGCGCGCCCTTGAAGAATTCGGTGCCCCGATTTATGTGCGGCACGAAGTGGTGCACAATAAATTTGTGGTCGACAACCTTCGTGAAAAAGGCGCAGTTTTTATCGAAGACTTAGCCGATGTTCCGGAAGGAGCCACACTCATTTATTCGGCTCACGGTGTATCAAAAGCGGTACAAGAGGAAGCGGAAGCGCGCGGTTTTCAGGTTTTTGATGCGACCTGCCCTTTGGTTACCAAAGTGCATAAAGAAGTAGCCCGTTTAGATGCCCAAGGCTATCAGATTATTATGATAGGCCACGCAGGTCATCCTGAGGTGGAAGGAACGATGGGGCAACTCCCCGAAGGAGCCATGCTGCTGGTTGAGACCGTAGACGATGTCGCCAAGCTGCAAGTAGCCGATCCGGAAAAGCTTTCGCATGTTAGCCAGACCACGCTTTCGGTAGACGAAACCAAAGATATTATCGCAGCGCTGAAGGCACGTTTTCCCAACATACGCAGCCCTCATAAAGAAGACATTTGCTATGCCACAACCAACCGCCAAGAAGCTGTGAAAAATTTGGCGGATGAATGTGACATTATTATCGTTGTCGGTTCGCCCAACTCTTCCAACAGCAACCGTTTGCGCGAAGTAGCCAAATTGCGCGGCGTGGATGCTTATATGGTGGACAACGCTTCTTACCTGAAACAAGAGTGGTTTAAAGACAAAAACAAAGTCGGCATTACCGCCGGTGCATCCGCGCCGGAAGTATTGGTTCAGGAAGTGATCCGCACCATCCAAGATTGGGGGCATCAAACGGTGGAAGAAGGAGCCGGTGTGGAAGAAAGTATTGTGTTTGTGTTGCCGAAAGCTTTGAGAAAATAA
- the lspA gene encoding signal peptidase II, producing MNNTKQSYIGYWMLAIFAIVLDQISKQVIIKNFQEYERVNIIPNFFDLTRAHNTGAAFSFLADAGGWQKFFFIGLAIAICGYLAWEITRNQFGKLGKIGASMIIGGAIGNVIDRFQHGHVIDYFLFYWQSWHYPAFNVADSFIVVGAALLVVDGFKNSNKKTAQEQHVTH from the coding sequence ATGAATAACACAAAACAATCCTATATCGGCTACTGGATGCTTGCTATCTTTGCCATTGTGCTTGATCAAATCAGCAAACAAGTAATTATCAAAAACTTTCAAGAATACGAACGGGTCAATATTATTCCAAACTTTTTTGATCTGACAAGGGCTCACAATACCGGCGCCGCTTTCAGCTTTCTGGCCGATGCAGGAGGATGGCAGAAATTCTTCTTTATCGGCTTGGCCATCGCCATCTGCGGCTATCTGGCATGGGAAATTACCAGAAACCAGTTCGGCAAACTTGGGAAAATCGGTGCATCTATGATTATCGGCGGGGCGATAGGCAATGTTATCGACCGCTTTCAGCATGGCCATGTAATTGATTATTTTCTATTTTATTGGCAAAGCTGGCATTACCCCGCTTTTAATGTAGCCGATAGCTTTATTGTGGTCGGTGCCGCATTATTGGTTGTGGACGGTTTTAAAAACAGCAACAAAAAAACTGCTCAAGAGCAACACGTTACCCATTAA